In Phocoena phocoena chromosome 3, mPhoPho1.1, whole genome shotgun sequence, a single window of DNA contains:
- the STX10 gene encoding syntaxin-10 isoform X1 — translation MSLEDPFLVVRGEVQKAVNTARGLYQRWCELLHEGAAVGREELDRTTNELRNGLRSIEWDLEDLEETIGIVEANPGKFRLPAGDLQERKVFVERMREAVQEMKDHMVSPAAIAFMERNNREMLTGKPATLKSTSDLLDASVVSTTSRYIEEQQATQQLIMDQQDQQLEMVSGSIQVLKHMSGRVGEELNEQGIMLDTFAHEMDHTQSRMDGVLRKMAKVSHMTSDRRQWCAIVVLLGVLLLALILFFSL, via the exons ATGTCGCTCGAAGATCCGTTTTTGGTAGTCCGAGG CGAGGTGCAGAAGGCCGTGAACACGGCCCGCGGGCTTTACCAGCGGTGGTGCGAGCTTCTGCATGAGGGCGCGGCGGTCGGACGCGAGGAGCTGGACCGGACGACCAATGAGCTGCGGAATGGCCTGCGCAGCATCGAGTGGGACCTCGAGGACCTGGAGGAGACCATCG GCATAGTGGAAGCCAACCCAGGCAAGTTCAGGCTCCCAGCCGGAGACCTGCAGGAGAGAAAGGTGTTTGTGGAGAGGATGCGGGAAGCAGTCCAG GAAATGAAGGACCATATGGTCAGCCCCGCAGCCATAGCCTTCATGGAGAGGAATAATAGAGAG ATGCTGACAGGCAAGCCAGCCACCCTGAAGTCAACCAGCGACTTGCTGGACGCCAGTGTGGTCTCAACCACCTCTCGCTACATTGAAGAGCagcaggccacacagcag CTGATCATGGACCAGCAGGACCAACAGCTGGAAATGGTGTCTGGGAGTATCCAGGTTCTGAAACACATGTCCGGCCGCGTCGGGGAGGAGCTAAATGAGCAGGGCAT TATGCTGGACACCTTTGCTCATGAGATGGACCACACCCAGTCCCGGATGGATGGGGTCCTCAGGAAGATGGCCAAAGTATCCCACATGACCAGTG ACCGCCGACAGTGGTGTGCCATTGTGGTGCTGCTGGGGGTGCTTCTCCTGGCCCTCATCCTGTTCTTCTCTCTCTGA
- the STX10 gene encoding syntaxin-10 isoform X3: protein MSLEDPFLVVRGEVQKAVNTARGLYQRWCELLHEGAAVGREELDRTTNELRNGLRSIEWDLEDLEETIGIVEANPGKPATLKSTSDLLDASVVSTTSRYIEEQQATQQLIMDQQDQQLEMVSGSIQVLKHMSGRVGEELNEQGIMLDTFAHEMDHTQSRMDGVLRKMAKVSHMTSDRRQWCAIVVLLGVLLLALILFFSL, encoded by the exons ATGTCGCTCGAAGATCCGTTTTTGGTAGTCCGAGG CGAGGTGCAGAAGGCCGTGAACACGGCCCGCGGGCTTTACCAGCGGTGGTGCGAGCTTCTGCATGAGGGCGCGGCGGTCGGACGCGAGGAGCTGGACCGGACGACCAATGAGCTGCGGAATGGCCTGCGCAGCATCGAGTGGGACCTCGAGGACCTGGAGGAGACCATCG GCATAGTGGAAGCCAACCCAG GCAAGCCAGCCACCCTGAAGTCAACCAGCGACTTGCTGGACGCCAGTGTGGTCTCAACCACCTCTCGCTACATTGAAGAGCagcaggccacacagcag CTGATCATGGACCAGCAGGACCAACAGCTGGAAATGGTGTCTGGGAGTATCCAGGTTCTGAAACACATGTCCGGCCGCGTCGGGGAGGAGCTAAATGAGCAGGGCAT TATGCTGGACACCTTTGCTCATGAGATGGACCACACCCAGTCCCGGATGGATGGGGTCCTCAGGAAGATGGCCAAAGTATCCCACATGACCAGTG ACCGCCGACAGTGGTGTGCCATTGTGGTGCTGCTGGGGGTGCTTCTCCTGGCCCTCATCCTGTTCTTCTCTCTCTGA
- the STX10 gene encoding syntaxin-10 isoform X2, translating into MSLEDPFLVVRGEVQKAVNTARGLYQRWCELLHEGAAVGREELDRTTNELRNGLRSIEWDLEDLEETIGIVEANPGKFRLPAGDLQERKVFVERMREAVQEMKDHMVSPAAIAFMERNNREMLTGKPATLKSTSDLLDASVVSTTSRYIEEQQATQQLIMDQQDQQLEMVSGSIQVLKHMSGRVGEELNEQVCWTPLLMRWTTPSPGWMGSSGRWPKYPT; encoded by the exons ATGTCGCTCGAAGATCCGTTTTTGGTAGTCCGAGG CGAGGTGCAGAAGGCCGTGAACACGGCCCGCGGGCTTTACCAGCGGTGGTGCGAGCTTCTGCATGAGGGCGCGGCGGTCGGACGCGAGGAGCTGGACCGGACGACCAATGAGCTGCGGAATGGCCTGCGCAGCATCGAGTGGGACCTCGAGGACCTGGAGGAGACCATCG GCATAGTGGAAGCCAACCCAGGCAAGTTCAGGCTCCCAGCCGGAGACCTGCAGGAGAGAAAGGTGTTTGTGGAGAGGATGCGGGAAGCAGTCCAG GAAATGAAGGACCATATGGTCAGCCCCGCAGCCATAGCCTTCATGGAGAGGAATAATAGAGAG ATGCTGACAGGCAAGCCAGCCACCCTGAAGTCAACCAGCGACTTGCTGGACGCCAGTGTGGTCTCAACCACCTCTCGCTACATTGAAGAGCagcaggccacacagcag CTGATCATGGACCAGCAGGACCAACAGCTGGAAATGGTGTCTGGGAGTATCCAGGTTCTGAAACACATGTCCGGCCGCGTCGGGGAGGAGCTAAATGAGCAGG TATGCTGGACACCTTTGCTCATGAGATGGACCACACCCAGTCCCGGATGGATGGGGTCCTCAGGAAGATGGCCAAAGTATCCCACATGA
- the NACC1 gene encoding nucleus accumbens-associated protein 1 — protein MAQTLQMEIPNFGNSILECLNEQRLQGLYCDVSVVVKGHAFKAHRAVLAASSSYFRDLFNSSRSAVVELPAAVQPQSFQQILSFCYTGRLSMNMGDQFLLMYTAGFLQIQEIMEKGTEFFLKVSSPSCDSQGLHAEEAPSSEPQSPVAQTSSWPACGTPLPLVSRVKTEQQESDSVQCTPVAKRLWDSSQKEASGGSSGNGSRKMAKFSTPDLAANRPPQQAPVVAAAQPTGVAGGPGAGQPAGGVAAAAGGVVSGPSTSERTSPGTSSAYTSDSPGSYHEEDEEEDAGEEGTDEQYRQICNMYTMYSMMNVGQTAEKVEALPEQVAPESRNRIRVRQDLASLPAELINQIGNRCHPKLYDEGDPSEKLELVTGTNVYITRAQLMNCHVSAGTRHKVLLRRLLASFFDRNTLANSCGTGIRSSSNNPSRKPLDSRVLHAVKYYCQNFAPNFKESEMNAIAADMCTNARRVVRKSWIPKVKPLMAEGDAYTTFISYTGKIEPDMMGVEHGFETASHDGEAGPSAEEALQ, from the exons atgGCCCAGACCCTGCAGATGGAGATCCCGAACTTCGGCAACAGCATTCTGGAGTGCCTCAACGAGCAGCGGCTGCAGGGCCTGTACTGTGATGTCTCGGTGGTGGTCAAGGGCCATGCCTTCAAGGCCCACCGGGCCGTGCTGGCCGCCAGCAGCTCCTACTTCCGGGACCTGTTCAACAGCAGCCGGAGTGCGGTGGTGGAGCTGCCGGCGGCTGTGCAGCCCCAGTCCTTCCAGCAGATCCTCAGCTTCTGCTACACGGGCCGGCTGAGCATGAACATGGGCGACCAGTTCCTGCTCATGTACACAGCGGGCTTCCTGCAGATCCAGGAGATCATGGAGAAGGGCACAGAGTTCTTCCTCAAGGTGAGCTCCCCCAGCTGTGACTCCCAGGGCCTGCACGCCGAGGAGGCCCCCTCGTCCGAGCCTCAGAGCCCTGTGGCGCAGACGTCGAGCTGGCCGGCCTGCGGCACCCCATTGCCCCTCGTGTCTCGCGTCAAGACAGAGCAGCAGGAGTCGGACTCTGTGCAGTGCACGCCCGTGGCCAAGCGGCTGTGGGACAGCAGCCAGAAGGAGGCCAGCGGTGGCAGCAGTGGCAACGGCAGCCGCAAGATGGCCAAGTTCTCCACGCCGGACCTGGCTGCCAACCGGCCGCCCCAGCAGGCCCCGGTGGTGGCGGCAGCACAGCCCACCGGAGTGGCAGGGGGGCCCGGGGCCGGGCAGCCGGCGGGGGGCGTGGCAGCAGCGGCAGGCGGAGTGGTGAGTGGGCCCAGCACGTCGGAGCGGACCAGCCCGGGCACCTCAAGCGCTTACACCAGCGACAGCCCCGGCTCTTACCACgaggaagatgaggaggaggACGCGGGCGAGGAGGGCACAGACGAGCAGTACCGGCAGATCTGCAATATGTACACCATGTACAGCATGATGAACGTCGGCCAGACCG CCGAGAAGGTGGAGGCCCTCCCTGAGCAGGTGGCCCCCGAGTCCCGGAATCGCATCCGAGTGCGGCAAGACCTGGCGTCTCTCCCTGCTGAGCTCATCAACCAGATCGGCAACCGCTGCCACCCCAAGCTCTACGATGAGGGTGACCCCTCTGAGAAGCTGGAGCTGGTAACAG gcaCCAACGTGTATATCACCAGGGCGCAGCTCATGAACTGCCACGTCAGCGCGGGCACGCGGCACAAGGTCCTGCTGCGGCGCCTCCTGGCCTCCTTCTTTGACCG GAACACGCTGGCCAATAGCTGTGGCACCGGCATCCGCTCTTCCAGTAACAACCCCAGCCGCAAACCGCTGGATAGCCGCGTCCTGCACGCTGTCAAGT ACTACTGCCAGAACTTTGCTCCCAACTTCAAGGAGAGCGAGATGAACGCCATCGCAGCCGACATGTGCACCAATGCCCGCCGCGTTGTGAGGAAGAGCTGGATCCCCAAGGTCAAGCCGCTTATGGCCGAGGGTGACGCGTACACCACCTTCATCAGCTACACGGGCAAGATAGAGCCGGACATGATGGGTGTGGAGCACGGCTTCGAGACGGCCAGCCATGACGGCGAGGCCGGCCCCTCGGCCGAGGAGGCCCTCCAGTAA
- the IER2 gene encoding immediate early response gene 2 protein, with translation MEVQKEAQRIMTLSVWKMYHSRMQRGGLRLHRSLQLSLVMRSARELYLSAKVEAQEPEVPLPPARSPDPCLHPPREAEAAAEVAPCDGEQPSPEPMDTQETPRAEETSARSAQRPAKVSRKRRSCSLSDGGDAALVPSKKARLEEEEEEERASSDVLDRLQPPPAQAEGAFPNLARVLQRRFSGLLNCSPAAPPTAPPACEAKPACRPADNMLNVLVRAVVAF, from the coding sequence ATGGAAGTGCAGAAGGAGGCGCAACGCATCATGACCCTGTCGGTGTGGAAGATGTACCATTCGCGCATGCAGCGCGGTGGCCTGCGGCTGCACCGGAGTCTGCAGCTGTCGCTGGTCATGCGCAGCGCCCGGGAGCTCTACCTCTCGGCCAAGGTGGAAGCCCAGGAGCCCGAGGTGCCCTTGCCGCCCGCCCGCTCCCCTGACCCTTGCCTGCACCCGCCGCGGGAAGCGGAAGCCGCAGCAGAGGTAGCGCCCTGCGACGGTGAGCAGCCCTCTCCGGAACCCATGGACACGCAGGAGACACCGAGAGCGGAGGAGACCTCTGCCCGCAGTGCCCAGCGCCCCGCCAAAGTCAGCCGCAAGCGGCGGAGCTGCAGCCTGAGCGACGGTGGGGACGCTGCACTGGTCCCGAGTAAGAAAGCCCGcctagaagaagaggaggaggaggaaagggcctCGTCGGACGTCCTTGATCGCCTGCAGCCCCCTCCGGCGCAAGCGGAGGGCGCCTTCCCCAACCTGGCGCGTGTCCTGCAGAGGCGCTTCTCCGGCCTCCTGAACTGCAGCCCCGCCGCGCCCCCGACGGCGCCGCCGGCGTGCGAGGCGAAGCCGGCTTGCCGCCCGGCGGACAATATGCTGAACGTGCTGGTGCGGGCCGTGGTGGCCTTCTGA